One Nostoc sp. UHCC 0302 DNA window includes the following coding sequences:
- a CDS encoding DUF3110 domain-containing protein encodes MITPMRVFVLIFNARTENEGIHTIRVGDRNKILMFESEDDATRFALMLEAQDFPTPTAEVIEAEEIKEFCESAGYDWEIIPKDSNLVVTPPELNVEETDWQLDAEKEDTSDDNFRPNQEALEEPELSDSELDKIRRNLEGLL; translated from the coding sequence ATGATTACTCCTATGCGGGTTTTTGTGTTAATTTTTAATGCTCGAACGGAAAATGAGGGAATTCATACGATTCGGGTGGGCGATCGCAATAAAATTCTGATGTTTGAGTCAGAAGACGACGCCACGCGCTTTGCGCTGATGCTAGAAGCTCAAGATTTTCCCACGCCTACAGCAGAAGTGATCGAGGCTGAGGAAATCAAGGAATTTTGCGAAAGTGCTGGGTATGATTGGGAAATCATCCCAAAAGACAGCAATTTAGTTGTCACTCCCCCAGAGCTGAATGTGGAAGAAACTGACTGGCAACTAGACGCCGAGAAGGAGGATACTAGTGACGACAACTTCCGTCCCAACCAAGAAGCCCTGGAAGAACCAGAATTGTCTGATTCAGAATTAGACAAAATTCGTCGTAACTTGGAAGGATTGTTGTAA
- a CDS encoding translocation/assembly module TamB domain-containing protein, with the protein MSKSPNQDNHFLSPARKRSWLLVLSCGGIALGGILLIGIVGGVWRLRTFVQKELTPLAEKSLTTILNRPLKLGKVTEFSLMGVEFGASTIPATATDPDRATVEAVEVGFDLWQLIFNRKLKLDVTLVNANVYLEQDNQGRWISTKITSPGKGGAIKTELDKLRFRNGKLMLLPQKRGAGEQGSRGAGEQRAVTFSSSPSSILYSSPVGFSQVNGTAQLLANYKLIGFDLVGQADSGGSVSLQGETRSRVLAGKFQVQGQGLLAADVTRLVKLPFNLQAGRVNGDLQIQLSPPQRPLLFGSATAQGVTLQIPRVPQLLTNSQGNLRFQGTEVQLDNVTSNYGKIPVVASGIIDTKTGFKLAGRVNAVSLPNAQETLKVKLPFPIAGEVKADLQIVGSTTLPILSGTVTTIKTAKIDKVDFKSITSNFEFSTSSSRVTLKDIQGKVTAGGEITGAGTIQLGQTPQVNLNFAAKNTPGDAIAKIYEITPNFQIGTLSGTAQVTGTPTNVQTVVQFQAPGGTYPGTGEVVVASDRTVSFRNVALNVGGGMVRTTGTYANQRWQAVAQASGVQLEPFVDKNQLQNVSLAGAQFNGRLILSGTTAPFQLATIRAEDAGVQIAGGTVAVSNVKLQGRSFSAQLVANNLRLARILKNSLPALANPLAGTFQIVGNRDNFSLKSLRGTGEARLAVGDGTVTAKNIQLADGIYQTQLLANNVAVQELARTPEQFKGRLTGEFNVAGSVDSFQPKNIQASGQARVNVAGGTITAKNIQLANGVYKAQIQAKNVPVQQLAALPPQFQGGLTGQLNVAGSAESFQPQNIQASGQAQVNLAGGTITASNIQLANGRYQAVVDAAGVQLNHLNQQLRGQFSGKVQVGGALGSAKLADVRATGQVQLSQVIPGMQEPFRAAIAWNGEKLNIERGTAPGLNVSGDILANGQQAGIPEITALNLNVQAQNFNLKQLPINLPNQVAVAGSTDFNGKITGKLPLPNIIGQIRLRNLVVQNIAFEPILSGNIQSAQGRGLNLDLRGNSDRLAVNLDKNNRPNSFLVQWQQAFASGQAQGDNLAVKVENFPLQILNLTAPPSLRLGAAKVAGLLTGDIFLNQRTLLINPQTLAATGNLAITQPQIGVIKGDRLAAQFRYSNGKGAITNSEFIKGNSRYAFAGNFSQSPKPQLQGKLNVNQGEIQDVLAIAQLFDLQNLQGGSAATTYGKAADLTTNPQGLPNQPLITQLERFSEIDTLLAEQEQQRLDATPVPDLADLKGTFDAEIAVDTATANGFSAQFNLNGQNFAWGKKEEPTRFYSADKVIAQGNFDNGVLRLQPLRIESENRLIAFTGDIGGNEQSGQLRVNNFPLRLLNNFAKLPVPITGNLNGTAALAGSIANPKAIGELQVTEATLNQQPIKSATASFSYADGRLNFGSQVSVEPEKVNNSSNVSVAETEPENVTDITGSIPYQLPFASVAPDNEQISLALKVKNEGLALLNRLNSQVAFEKGEGEVNLTVSGTLQQPKLEGIATVNNATFIAQALPGKLRHVTGRLQFNLDRILVENLQGRFSRGKVEAAGEIPIFNEKVTINNPLTVNLEQLTLNLKGLYQGGASGNLQITGSALSPMVGGRVDLFNGRVLLAASTNTTQAGNNSLGLPVTKASKQSQPENENAIASSSAAIAKFNNLELELGKNVEVTRPPILSFQATGNLIVNGTFSQPIPDGTIRLKQGGVNLFTTQFNLARGYEHTATFSPNQPRDPDLDIQLYAKVLDLVQSSDFSRSNTTGLAALESVRVEASIKGPASKLNENLELTSSPSRSQTEIVALLGGGFEDSEGRGDSTLGLINIAGSAVFNNFQAAFSQVGNALGLSELRIFPTIVSDNPEAGRSNSTLELAAEAGVDISSQFSVSTIKILTTNDPFQWGINYRINDEFRVRASTNLDDDSRAVIEYQRRF; encoded by the coding sequence ATGAGCAAATCTCCCAATCAAGATAATCACTTCCTCTCTCCCGCCCGCAAACGTTCGTGGTTGCTAGTGTTGAGTTGTGGTGGCATTGCCTTGGGCGGAATTTTGCTCATTGGAATTGTCGGTGGTGTTTGGCGGTTGCGGACTTTCGTCCAAAAAGAGTTAACCCCGCTGGCAGAAAAAAGTCTCACGACTATACTCAACCGTCCGTTAAAGCTGGGAAAAGTCACAGAATTTTCTTTGATGGGAGTGGAGTTTGGGGCTTCAACCATTCCAGCAACAGCTACAGATCCAGATCGGGCGACAGTCGAAGCTGTAGAGGTTGGTTTTGACTTGTGGCAATTAATTTTTAACCGCAAATTAAAGCTAGATGTCACCTTAGTCAACGCGAATGTTTACCTGGAACAAGATAACCAAGGACGTTGGATTTCCACGAAAATAACGTCGCCAGGTAAAGGCGGAGCCATTAAAACCGAATTGGACAAACTACGGTTTCGCAATGGCAAGCTGATGTTATTACCGCAGAAGAGAGGAGCAGGGGAGCAGGGGAGCAGGGGAGCAGGGGAGCAGAGAGCAGTAACATTTTCCTCATCCCCCTCGTCTATCTTATACTCTTCTCCTGTAGGATTTTCCCAAGTAAACGGCACTGCTCAACTCTTGGCAAACTACAAATTGATTGGGTTTGATTTGGTAGGGCAAGCAGACAGCGGTGGAAGTGTTTCCCTTCAAGGGGAGACGCGTTCTAGGGTACTAGCAGGCAAATTCCAAGTGCAAGGACAAGGCTTGCTGGCAGCAGACGTTACTCGCCTAGTCAAGTTACCCTTCAACTTACAAGCGGGTCGAGTCAATGGTGACTTGCAGATTCAACTATCACCGCCACAGCGTCCTTTATTGTTTGGCAGCGCTACTGCACAAGGGGTAACACTTCAAATACCCCGTGTACCACAACTTTTGACTAATTCCCAAGGAAACCTGCGTTTTCAGGGAACGGAAGTGCAGTTAGACAATGTTACTTCTAACTACGGCAAAATTCCCGTAGTAGCTTCAGGTATTATTGATACTAAAACAGGCTTTAAGTTGGCTGGGCGTGTGAATGCGGTGAGTTTGCCCAATGCCCAAGAAACTCTCAAGGTGAAACTGCCTTTCCCTATAGCTGGAGAAGTAAAAGCAGACTTGCAGATTGTTGGTTCAACAACTCTACCAATTCTCTCAGGCACAGTTACTACAATCAAAACTGCCAAGATTGACAAAGTTGATTTTAAGAGCATTACTAGCAATTTTGAGTTTTCTACTAGTTCCTCACGCGTTACCCTCAAAGATATTCAAGGCAAAGTAACAGCTGGTGGTGAAATAACGGGTGCTGGGACAATCCAACTAGGACAAACTCCGCAAGTAAATTTAAATTTCGCAGCGAAGAATACTCCAGGGGATGCGATCGCTAAAATTTACGAGATCACACCAAACTTCCAAATCGGCACTCTCTCAGGTACAGCCCAAGTAACTGGCACTCCTACCAATGTGCAGACTGTGGTACAATTCCAAGCTCCTGGTGGAACTTACCCAGGAACTGGTGAAGTTGTCGTTGCCTCTGATCGCACTGTCTCCTTCCGCAATGTGGCGCTGAATGTTGGTGGTGGTATGGTGCGAACAACTGGCACTTACGCCAATCAACGCTGGCAAGCTGTTGCCCAAGCCTCTGGCGTGCAGTTAGAACCCTTTGTAGACAAAAATCAACTGCAAAATGTCTCATTGGCAGGGGCGCAATTCAACGGTCGTCTGATCCTTTCAGGAACCACAGCACCATTTCAACTTGCAACGATTCGCGCTGAAGATGCAGGAGTTCAAATTGCTGGTGGTACAGTTGCAGTTTCTAACGTCAAGCTGCAAGGCCGAAGCTTTTCTGCTCAATTGGTAGCCAATAATCTGCGGTTGGCACGTATATTAAAAAATTCTCTCCCAGCTTTAGCTAACCCGTTGGCGGGTACATTCCAAATAGTAGGCAATAGAGATAATTTCAGCCTTAAAAGTTTGCGCGGTACTGGTGAAGCCCGCCTCGCTGTTGGTGATGGTACAGTTACAGCTAAAAATATTCAACTTGCGGATGGTATCTATCAAACGCAACTGCTGGCTAATAATGTTGCTGTGCAGGAATTGGCACGCACACCAGAGCAATTTAAAGGCAGGTTAACTGGTGAGTTTAACGTAGCGGGGTCTGTGGACTCCTTCCAACCGAAAAATATTCAAGCTAGTGGTCAAGCACGAGTAAATGTTGCAGGTGGCACTATTACAGCCAAGAATATTCAACTAGCTAATGGTGTATATAAAGCGCAAATTCAAGCTAAGAATGTACCTGTACAGCAGTTGGCAGCACTACCGCCGCAGTTTCAGGGTGGATTAACAGGCCAGTTAAACGTCGCTGGTTCTGCGGAGTCTTTCCAACCGCAGAATATCCAAGCCAGCGGTCAAGCACAAGTGAATCTAGCAGGTGGAACAATTACAGCCTCTAATATTCAATTGGCGAATGGTCGCTATCAAGCTGTAGTCGATGCTGCTGGTGTGCAATTAAATCACTTGAATCAGCAATTACGGGGTCAGTTTAGTGGCAAAGTGCAAGTGGGTGGTGCATTAGGATCGGCTAAATTAGCTGATGTGCGTGCCACTGGTCAGGTGCAACTGTCCCAAGTTATTCCTGGTATGCAAGAACCCTTTAGAGCAGCGATCGCCTGGAATGGTGAAAAGCTTAACATTGAACGAGGAACAGCTCCAGGTTTAAATGTCAGTGGTGACATACTAGCCAATGGGCAGCAAGCAGGCATACCCGAAATTACTGCCTTAAATCTCAACGTCCAAGCTCAGAATTTCAATCTCAAACAGTTACCGATTAATCTTCCTAATCAGGTGGCTGTGGCGGGAAGCACAGATTTTAACGGAAAAATCACTGGCAAGTTGCCGTTACCAAATATCATCGGGCAAATCAGATTACGCAACTTGGTAGTACAAAATATTGCTTTTGAGCCGATATTATCTGGAAATATCCAGTCAGCACAAGGGCGTGGGTTGAATTTAGACTTGAGAGGTAATAGCGATCGCCTCGCGGTAAATTTAGATAAGAATAATCGCCCCAACTCCTTCTTAGTACAGTGGCAGCAAGCATTTGCATCAGGTCAAGCTCAAGGAGATAATTTAGCTGTTAAAGTCGAAAACTTTCCCTTACAAATATTGAATTTGACTGCACCACCAAGCCTGCGTTTGGGTGCTGCTAAGGTTGCTGGCTTGTTAACTGGAGATATATTCCTGAATCAGCGAACATTGCTAATAAATCCGCAGACATTGGCAGCAACAGGGAATTTAGCAATTACTCAACCGCAAATTGGAGTTATTAAAGGCGATCGCTTAGCTGCTCAGTTCCGTTACAGTAACGGTAAAGGTGCGATTACTAATAGCGAATTTATTAAAGGTAATAGTCGTTATGCTTTTGCAGGAAATTTTTCTCAAAGCCCGAAGCCGCAGTTACAAGGTAAACTGAACGTCAACCAAGGTGAGATTCAAGATGTTTTGGCAATAGCGCAGCTATTTGACTTACAAAATTTACAAGGCGGTTCGGCAGCAACAACCTACGGTAAAGCCGCAGATTTGACCACCAATCCCCAAGGGTTACCAAATCAGCCCTTGATAACCCAACTAGAGCGTTTTTCGGAAATTGATACTCTGCTAGCAGAACAGGAACAACAGCGGCTTGATGCCACTCCCGTACCAGATTTAGCAGATTTAAAGGGGACTTTCGATGCAGAAATTGCCGTAGATACTGCTACAGCCAATGGATTTTCAGCACAATTTAATTTGAATGGTCAAAACTTTGCTTGGGGTAAAAAGGAAGAACCAACTCGTTTTTACAGTGCCGACAAAGTAATTGCCCAAGGTAATTTTGACAACGGCGTTTTGCGGCTACAACCTTTACGGATTGAGTCTGAAAATAGGCTGATTGCTTTCACAGGTGACATTGGCGGTAATGAACAGTCAGGCCAGTTGCGGGTAAATAATTTTCCATTAAGATTACTGAATAATTTTGCCAAACTTCCAGTTCCGATCACAGGCAATCTTAACGGTACAGCAGCTTTAGCAGGCAGCATTGCTAATCCTAAAGCTATAGGCGAATTACAAGTAACAGAAGCAACACTTAATCAACAACCAATAAAGTCAGCGACGGCGAGTTTTAGTTATGCTGATGGACGTTTGAACTTTGGCAGCCAAGTATCAGTAGAACCTGAGAAAGTTAATAACAGCAGTAACGTATCAGTTGCTGAGACAGAACCTGAAAATGTAACTGATATTACTGGCAGCATACCCTATCAGTTACCTTTTGCTTCCGTGGCTCCAGACAATGAGCAAATCAGTCTGGCTCTGAAAGTAAAAAATGAAGGATTAGCATTATTAAACCGATTGAATAGCCAAGTAGCTTTTGAGAAAGGTGAAGGAGAAGTAAACCTTACAGTGTCTGGAACGCTACAACAGCCGAAGCTAGAAGGAATAGCTACTGTAAATAATGCTACTTTTATCGCTCAAGCTTTACCAGGCAAACTCAGACATGTCACAGGCAGATTACAGTTTAATTTAGACCGCATTTTAGTAGAAAATCTTCAGGGTAGGTTTAGCCGAGGTAAGGTAGAAGCCGCTGGAGAAATTCCGATCTTCAATGAGAAAGTAACTATCAACAATCCTCTCACCGTTAATCTCGAACAGTTAACTTTGAATCTCAAAGGATTGTATCAAGGAGGCGCAAGCGGTAATTTGCAGATTACTGGCTCCGCTCTTAGCCCGATGGTTGGCGGTAGAGTAGATTTATTTAATGGGCGGGTGTTGCTGGCAGCATCCACTAACACCACACAAGCTGGAAATAATAGCCTTGGTTTGCCAGTCACTAAAGCCAGTAAGCAAAGCCAACCTGAGAATGAAAATGCGATCGCTTCCAGTAGCGCTGCGATCGCAAAATTTAATAATCTAGAACTTGAACTAGGTAAAAACGTCGAAGTTACCCGTCCACCTATTCTCAGCTTTCAGGCAACTGGTAACCTCATAGTTAACGGCACATTTAGTCAGCCAATTCCCGATGGGACTATCCGTCTCAAGCAAGGTGGGGTAAACTTATTTACCACCCAATTTAATCTCGCTCGTGGCTATGAGCATACGGCAACTTTTAGCCCCAATCAACCCCGTGACCCCGATTTAGATATTCAGCTATATGCTAAAGTATTGGACTTAGTTCAGAGTAGTGACTTCAGTCGGTCAAATACTACAGGATTAGCAGCTTTAGAAAGTGTTCGAGTTGAAGCCAGTATCAAAGGCCCTGCCAGTAAACTGAACGAAAATCTCGAACTAACAAGCAGTCCATCACGCAGCCAAACAGAAATTGTCGCCCTATTAGGCGGTGGTTTTGAAGATAGTGAGGGACGTGGCGATAGTACTTTAGGTTTAATTAATATAGCTGGCTCGGCTGTGTTCAATAATTTTCAGGCAGCTTTTAGCCAAGTTGGTAATGCTTTGGGCTTAAGTGAACTTAGAATATTTCCTACTATTGTCTCTGATAATCCTGAAGCGGGAAGAAGCAATTCAACTTTAGAATTGGCGGCAGAGGCTGGTGTTGATATTTCTTCCCAATTCTCCGTTTCTACCATCAAGATTTTGACCACAAATGACCCATTTCAATGGGGTATCAATTACCGAATTAATGATGAATTTCGTGTGCGTGCTTCTACTAATTTAGATGATGACAGTCGTGCAGTAATTGAGTATCAAAGGCGATTTTAA
- a CDS encoding response regulator — MAHSELTVSNNLFNEFKTCTELQYNGKLNIKSLKGHQWTFYYRLGRIVWATGGTHPFRRWRRHLAQNCPQIDVDKLQLRMQDISIDYWDYRLLEILYKKQKIQREQIQTIAENTISELLFDISQQGNFTSLSCNRSQEVILETPMSFTSADMSMKHTQDLWKIWSEAGLANFSPDLAPVLRRPEQLQQLVNPSVYKNFVNLINGKHTLRDLATKMKQSVLPLSRSLLPYILKGIIELMEVADLPLLITEANNNLNPTQPKKSIAPLIACVDDSPQVCKMLEEIITSNGLRFIKIQDAVQALPTLIEHKPDLIFLDLIMPVASGYEICTQLRRISAFANTPVIILTGNDGLLDRVRAKVAGSTDFLAKPVVADRVMGIVRKYLARQTSSPVKSASNVEVCN, encoded by the coding sequence ATGGCCCACTCAGAACTTACAGTCTCAAATAACTTATTTAATGAATTTAAAACTTGCACTGAACTACAATACAATGGGAAGTTAAACATTAAAAGTTTGAAAGGACACCAATGGACGTTCTACTATCGCCTCGGACGCATAGTTTGGGCTACCGGAGGAACTCATCCCTTCCGGCGCTGGCGTAGACATCTTGCTCAAAATTGTCCTCAAATTGATGTCGATAAATTGCAGTTACGGATGCAAGATATATCAATCGATTACTGGGACTATCGGCTTCTAGAAATTTTATATAAAAAACAAAAGATCCAGCGGGAACAAATTCAGACTATTGCAGAAAATACGATATCAGAACTGTTGTTTGATATATCTCAGCAGGGAAATTTTACTTCTTTAAGTTGTAATCGCAGCCAAGAAGTTATTTTAGAAACGCCAATGAGCTTCACTAGCGCAGATATGTCTATGAAGCACACACAAGACTTATGGAAAATTTGGTCAGAAGCTGGGTTAGCAAATTTTTCTCCTGACTTAGCACCAGTTTTACGAAGACCAGAACAACTTCAGCAACTGGTAAATCCATCTGTCTACAAAAACTTTGTGAATTTAATCAACGGTAAACACACCCTACGAGACTTAGCAACAAAAATGAAGCAGAGTGTGTTACCACTTTCCCGTTCTTTGCTTCCCTATATTTTAAAAGGAATCATTGAGTTAATGGAAGTAGCTGATTTACCTTTACTAATTACTGAAGCTAACAACAACTTAAACCCCACACAACCAAAAAAGTCAATTGCTCCACTAATAGCCTGCGTGGACGATAGCCCTCAAGTCTGCAAAATGTTGGAGGAAATTATTACTTCTAATGGACTGAGATTTATCAAAATTCAAGATGCTGTGCAAGCTTTACCAACTCTTATTGAGCATAAACCAGACCTAATTTTCTTAGATTTGATCATGCCAGTCGCTAGTGGTTACGAAATCTGCACTCAGTTGCGACGAATTTCAGCTTTTGCCAACACGCCAGTGATCATTTTAACAGGTAATGATGGTCTTTTAGATAGAGTTCGCGCTAAGGTGGCGGGTTCTACAGATTTTCTCGCCAAACCTGTAGTAGCTGATAGGGTGATGGGCATAGTACGAAAGTATCTAGCTCGACAGACTTCATCTCCTGTGAAAAGTGCGTCTAATGTAGAAGTTTGTAATTAA
- the murQ gene encoding N-acetylmuramic acid 6-phosphate etherase, which yields MTNFQERGHLLTEQVNPNSLNLDQLSSLELVELFNSEDQKAIAAVAAAKVQLAEAIDRTAERLRHGGHLFYVGAGTSGRLGVLDAAECPPTFCTSPELVQGIIAGGAGALVRSSEDLEDRAEDGEAAIAQRHITQLDVVVGITAGGTTPFVHGAINAARQRGAITIFIACVPAEQVSFDADIDIRLLTGPEILAGSTRLKAGTVTKLALNILSTGVMVKLGKVYGNRMVDVAVTNQKLRDRALRILQDLTGLSREAAGFLLERSGKWVKLALLMHWTGLEKAEGDRLLSEHQGNLRAAVVSYKNDKQP from the coding sequence ATGACAAATTTCCAGGAACGTGGGCATCTTTTAACCGAGCAGGTAAATCCTAATAGTCTTAACTTAGATCAGCTTAGTTCTCTGGAATTAGTTGAGCTATTTAATAGCGAAGACCAAAAGGCGATCGCAGCAGTTGCAGCAGCGAAAGTTCAGTTGGCAGAAGCGATTGATCGCACCGCAGAACGTTTACGTCATGGTGGACACCTATTTTATGTGGGTGCGGGGACAAGTGGCAGGCTAGGAGTTTTAGATGCTGCTGAGTGTCCACCCACTTTTTGTACATCCCCAGAGCTGGTACAGGGAATTATTGCTGGTGGTGCTGGGGCGTTGGTACGCAGTTCTGAAGATTTAGAAGACCGTGCTGAAGATGGTGAAGCTGCGATCGCTCAACGGCACATTACACAATTAGATGTTGTAGTCGGCATTACCGCAGGCGGTACAACGCCATTTGTCCACGGTGCTATCAATGCTGCTCGTCAACGGGGAGCGATTACGATTTTTATCGCCTGTGTTCCTGCTGAACAAGTTAGCTTTGACGCCGATATTGACATTCGCCTGTTGACAGGCCCAGAAATACTAGCTGGTTCGACTCGCCTGAAAGCTGGTACAGTCACAAAGCTAGCTTTAAATATCCTTTCTACAGGGGTGATGGTCAAGTTAGGCAAGGTTTACGGCAATCGTATGGTGGATGTAGCCGTTACAAATCAAAAGTTACGCGATCGCGCTTTGCGAATTTTGCAAGACCTCACAGGTTTAAGTCGAGAAGCTGCTGGTTTCTTACTAGAACGTAGTGGCAAGTGGGTTAAGTTAGCCCTATTGATGCATTGGACTGGTTTGGAAAAAGCAGAAGGCGATCGGCTGTTGTCAGAACACCAAGGCAATCTCCGGGCGGCTGTTGTCAGCTACAAAAACGACAAGCAACCCTGA